In Patagioenas fasciata isolate bPatFas1 chromosome 2, bPatFas1.hap1, whole genome shotgun sequence, a single window of DNA contains:
- the TMEM158 gene encoding transmembrane protein 158 — protein sequence MLPLLLPALLAACLPPCQGWSPSAAASGQEEQEQELFLPPVNSSSRTLASVEMDLDGAASKEESGTTSPGTPAAPSQEPFPSAPTSSGQQQQQQQQQQQQRPQPQGQPQPAEDPHCNISVQRQMLSSLLVRWSRPLGIQCDLLLFSTNSHGRAFFSAAFHRVGPPLLIEHLGLAAGGAQQDLRLCVGCSWVRGRRVGRLRGAAPQAPAAAAGASSSLSYPPAAEPGQYWLQGEPLNFCCLDFSLEELKGEPGWRMNRKPIESTLVACFMTLVIIVWSVAALIWPVPIIAGFLPNGMEQRRSTAAGTTAAAAK from the coding sequence ATGCTGCCGCTGCTACTCCCGGCATTGCTGGCCGCCTGCCTGCCGCCCTGCCAGGGCTGGAGCCCCTCGGCGGCTGCCAgcgggcaggaggagcaggagcaagAGCTCTTCTTGCCCCCTGTCAACTCCTCCTCCCGCACCTTGGCCAGCGTCGAGATGGACCTCGATGGGGCAGCAAGCAAGGAGGAAAGTGGCACCACCAGCCCGGGCACGCCGGCTGCCCCTAGCCAAGAGCCTTTCCCCTCCGCTCCCACCTCCtccgggcagcagcagcagcaacagcaacagcagcagcagcagcgtcccCAGCCGCAGGGACAGCCGCAGCCCGCCGAGGACCCGCACTGCAATATCAGCGTGCAGCGGCAGATGCTGAGCTCGCTGCTAGTACGCTGGAGCCGCCCGTTGGGCATCCAGTGCGACCTCCTGCTCTTCTCCACCAACAGCCACGGGCGGGCCTTCTTCTCCGCCGCCTTCCACCGCGTGGGGCCACCGCTCCTCATCGAGCACCTGGGGCTGGCGGCCGGCGGCGCCCAGCAGGACTTGCGCCTCTgcgtgggctgcagctgggtgcGGGGGAGacgggtcgggcgcctgcggggcGCCGCTCCCCAagcccccgctgccgccgccggggccTCCTCCTCGCTCTCCTACCCGCCGGCGGCAGAGCCTGGCCAGTACTGGCTGCAAGGGGAGCCGCTGAATTTCTGCTGCCTGGAtttcagcctggaggagctgAAGGGAGAGCCGGGTTGGCGGATGAACCGCAAGCCCATCGAGTCTACCTTGGTGGCTTGTTTCATGACTCTGGTCATCATCGTGTGGAGCGTGGCCGCCCTCATCTGGCCGGTGCCCATCATCGCCGGCTTCCTGCCCAACGGCATGGAGCAGCGTCGTAGCACGGCCGCCGGcaccaccgccgccgccgccaagtAG